A window from gamma proteobacterium SS-5 encodes these proteins:
- a CDS encoding DNA recombination protein RmuC — translation MPLLTPMRIEFTLEMLLLLGLTGLALALLLFCWGQGLRLRNLQGQLQGLGQGLEAQKELQLRAMLRLQKGFMAQGSELARLFEQRLGDIQLGLVERFDQLERHTSGQLAESRIQQQEALAALQATLQRAFAEHREQVEQRQSAQSLQLQQALQQGLESSGRQLGEGLSRNNEELGRQMQQLRQTTEQRLGEISQQVEQRLNEGFEKTTATFAQVLQHLSRIDEAQKRIAELSSNVVSLQEVLSDKRSRGAFGEIQLNGLIRNLIPERNFSLQYSLSNGNRVDCMLHLPDPTGNVPIDAKFPLEGYRRLSDEAQTPAQRELAAGQFRRDIRKHIHDIASRYLIPGETAEGAVMFIPAEAVFAEIHGRFPELVEEAHARRVWLVSPTTLMAVLTTARAVLKDAETRQQVHVIQDHLNGLSQDFARFRKRMDNLARHIDQAGRDVSEIHSSAEKISRRFERIEKVELGAEDGEDNALPVPNPDKAGA, via the coding sequence GGCCTGCGCCTGCGCAATCTGCAAGGCCAGCTGCAGGGCCTGGGTCAGGGCCTGGAGGCGCAGAAGGAATTGCAGCTGCGCGCCATGCTGCGCCTGCAGAAGGGCTTCATGGCCCAGGGCAGTGAGCTGGCGCGGCTGTTCGAACAGCGCCTGGGGGATATCCAGCTGGGCCTGGTGGAGCGCTTCGATCAGCTGGAGCGGCACACCAGCGGCCAGCTGGCGGAGAGCCGAATTCAGCAGCAGGAGGCCCTGGCGGCGTTGCAGGCGACCTTGCAACGGGCCTTTGCCGAGCACCGCGAGCAGGTTGAGCAGCGTCAATCGGCCCAGTCTCTGCAGTTGCAGCAGGCCCTGCAACAGGGCCTGGAGAGCAGCGGCCGCCAGCTGGGCGAGGGCCTGTCGCGCAATAACGAAGAGCTGGGGCGGCAAATGCAGCAGCTCAGACAGACCACCGAACAGCGTCTGGGCGAGATCAGCCAGCAAGTGGAGCAGCGCCTCAACGAGGGCTTCGAGAAGACCACCGCCACCTTCGCCCAGGTGCTGCAACACCTGAGCCGCATCGACGAGGCGCAAAAGCGCATCGCCGAGCTGTCCAGCAATGTCGTCAGCCTGCAAGAGGTGCTATCGGACAAGCGCTCACGCGGGGCCTTTGGCGAGATCCAGCTCAATGGCCTGATCCGCAACCTGATCCCCGAGCGCAACTTCTCTCTGCAATACAGCCTCAGTAACGGTAACCGGGTGGACTGCATGTTGCATCTGCCCGATCCCACCGGCAATGTGCCGATCGATGCCAAGTTTCCCCTGGAGGGCTACAGGAGGCTGAGCGACGAGGCCCAGACCCCGGCCCAGCGCGAGCTGGCGGCCGGGCAGTTCCGGCGTGATATCCGCAAACACATCCACGACATCGCCAGCCGGTACCTGATCCCTGGTGAGACCGCCGAGGGCGCGGTGATGTTCATTCCCGCCGAGGCGGTATTTGCCGAGATCCACGGCCGCTTCCCCGAACTGGTGGAGGAGGCCCATGCCCGGCGCGTCTGGCTGGTCTCGCCCACCACCCTGATGGCGGTACTGACCACGGCGCGGGCGGTACTCAAGGATGCGGAAACGCGCCAGCAGGTACATGTCATCCAGGATCACCTCAACGGCCTGTCGCAGGACTTCGCCCGCTTCCGCAAGCGCATGGATAACCTGGCCCGCCACATCGACCAGGCCGGCAGGGACGTAAGCGAGATCCACAGCTCGGCAGAAAAGATCAGCCGCCGCTTCGAGCGGATCGAAAAGGTGGAACTGGGCGCGGAAGACGGGGAGGATAATGCCCTGCCGGTGCCTAACCCGGATAAAGCCGGGGCTTGA